A window of Candidatus Nitrospira allomarina genomic DNA:
ATTACATGGTACATGTCAGTTCAGTGGATTGGCCTGATGATGAAGAACGATTTGAAGTGGTCTATGAAGTCTACTCGATTCGGAAACGCCATCGCATCCGAATCAAAACCCGAGTTCCCGAACACGATTGTCTGGTGGATTCCATGACGGATCTTTGGATGGGAGCGGATTTTATGGAACGTGAAGTGTTTGACATGATGGGGATCCGGTTTAATCGCCATCCGGACCTTCGCCGCATTTTGATGCCGGATGATTACACCGAAGGATATCCGCTTCGCAAAGATTTCCCCGTTCAGGGAAAAGGCTGGCGTGATACCTTTGATTTTTTAAACGACCCGACGTGATTGCCGAGTCCCCCCTTATCGGGGCAAGGTGATCCGGCAGGCTCTAGGCCGATATCATGAAACTGGAAGATCAACGTACGACCGTCTATAAAGTCGATCCGAACCACCCGGAAACGGAGTCGTTGCCCACGCTCCGGACGGAAGAACTGCTTTTAAATATGGGGCCACAACACCCGAGCACCCATGGGGTGTTGAAGGTAATTTTAGAGCTTGAGGGTGAGCGGATTGTAAAATCGACCCCGGTACTTGGCTTTCTTCACCGAGGAGTTGAAAAACTGGCTGAGGGTGGAACGTATCACCAGTTTATACCCCATACCGATAGGCTGGATTATGTTTGCGCGATGTATAACAACTTCGCGTACTGTCGGGCTGTGGAAAAACTCATGGACATCACTCTTCCCGACCGGGCGGAATATCTCCGGACTCTTGTGGCTGAAGTGCAGCGTATTATCGGCCATTTGTTCTGGTTGGGCACCCAGGCCTTGGATATCGGGGCGATGACCGTGTTCTTTTATACGTTTCGTGACCGGGAGATATTGTTGGATTGGTTCGACGAACTGTGTGGTGCCAGACTGACAACAAGCTGGTATCGCATTGGAGGGGTCGAACGCGATTTCACCCCTTCGTTGACGGAAAAAGTCCAAAAATTCCTGGACTACTTTCCTCCCAAAATTGAGGAATATGTGGTATTTTTGGAAAAAAACCGCATCTGGTTGGCCCGAACACGGGGTGTGGCGGTGATCTCTGCCGAAGATGCGCTGAGTTTTGGATTGAGCGGTCCGACCTTGAGAGGATCCGGAGTTGATTACGATCTGCGGAAATATGAACCCTATAGCGCGTATCCTAAATGTGAATTTAGTGTGCCGGTGGGAAAAAATGGAGACACCTACGACCGGTACTGGATTCGGATTGAGGAAATGCGTGAAAGCCTCAAAATTATTCAACAATGCTTGCAGCAAATGGAGCCAGGGCCGATTTTGGCGGATGTGCCGAGTGTGACTTTGCCTCCGAAGGATCGGGTGTTTACGAATCTGGAGTCGATGATTCAACAATTCAAACTTTTTTCGCAGGGATTTGATGCACCAGCCGGGGAAATCTATTGCGGAACGGAAGCCCATAAAGGCGAACTGGGATTTTATATCGTCAGTACTGGTGGCGGTCGGCCTTACCGTCTGAAAATTCGTGCTCCCTCCTTTATTCATATGGGCGCATTCGATTATATGGCCAAAGGCTATATGATCGCCGATGCGGTCACCATTTTTGGCACGTACGATATTGTCATGGGGGAGTGTGATCGGTAGGGATGCCCTACCGGACTACGGCTTGAATTATGGTATCGGCTACGGTTAGAAAAGGACCTCAATGGGATTAAAGCCTGTCACGACGCCTGATGTTGAAGCAGCGACGATTGAACTGACCCTGGATGGTGAAGTGGTCCAGGCCAAGGAAGGGGTCTCTCTTTACGACGTCATATCCAGCACGGGCAAAATTGTGCCTGCGATGTGTTACCACTATACATTCGACCCCTTCGGATCCTGTGGGATGTGTCTTGTTTTTCAAGAAGGGAAAAAAGCGCCTGTCCGGTCTTGTACCGCGAAGGCCGCAGCCGGAATGGTCATCCAGACCGAGGGCGAAGATCTGTTTCTGGCCAGGAAAAAAGCCGTGGAGAAGCATCTGTCCGTCCATCCGCTGGATTGTCCGGTGTGTGACGCCGATGGCCACTGTGAATTGCAAGACATGGCCTTTGAACATGGCGTGACCAACTTAGCCAACGCGAAACAAAAAAACATTCCGGAAGATACGCGCAGCCTGGTTCTTGATTTCAACATGAACCGCTGCATCGCTTGCGGAGAATGCATCAATATTTGCAAAGACGTGCTACGCATCGATGCCCTGCAATTTATGAAAAAGGGCGGGTTTACCCAGGTAGTGGCGAAAGGCGATCAAGCGCTGGATTGTGAATTCTGCGGGGATTGCCTGGCGGTGTGTCCGGTTGGAGCCATCACCAATAAATTTTCAAAATATGCCTATAAACCCTGGCAGCTCAAAAAAACGACCACGACGTGCAATTATTGCGGTGACGGTTGCCAAATTTATGTGGAAACCAAAGATACGGAAGTGGTTCGGGTGACCTCCCCCCTTTCCTGGAAAAACAAATGGGGAGATCGCACAGATACGGTAAATGGGCATGACGGTATCTGTGTGCGTGGCCGCTTTGGATTTCAGTTCATTGATAGTGACACCCGTCTGAAAACTCCATTGGTTCGTACCGAATCCGGATTGCAACCTTCCCCCTGGCTTGATGCGTTAGATTTGGCTGCAGGTCGTTTAGCCAATGTCAAAGCGCAATATGGTGCGCAAGCCATCGCGGGGCTTATTACAGCCCGGTGTACCAACGAAGATCTGTATGTGTTTCAAAAATTTATGCGTTCGGTTATTGGCACCAATCATCTGGACAGCAGTGCCAGATACGGGCATCTGAATTTTGTCAGGGCCATGAAGCATGCCTTGGGCCTTCATCGCATGATGAATACCTCGGAAGAGATCAATAAAGCGAAGGCAGTCCTCATCATTGGAGCCAACATTACCGAGACCAATCCGGTTGCCAGTTTGCGAGTGAAATCGGCTATGGGGTTGTATAAGGCTCAAACCATTGTTGTGGATTCCATGCAAACTAATATCGCGAAATTGGCTTCTCATCCCATGATGGTGAAGCCAGGGACCGAGGGCCTCTTTGTTCAAGGTCTGGTGAAGTCGGTCCTGGATCAGGATTTGATTGACGAAGAAGCCACGTCGGCATTTCCCGAAGCCTTGCATGCGTTAAGGCAGGCAGTTGGGCTACTTTCTCTTGAGGACATGGCCAGCCGGACTGGGGTGGGTCTGGAGCAAATTCATGAGGCAGCCCGAATTTTTGCTGAAGCGTCCCGGTCGATCATCATTTGCGGGGAGGGTATTCTCCGGCATGCCGGTGGCTATCAGCATATGTTGAATCTTATCGACCTAGCCTGGATAACAGGAAAGCTTGGTCGAAAGGGATGCGGCATTAACACCTATACCGAGGAAGCGAACGAACAAGGGGCAGTCGATATGGGTGTCGCACCGGAATATCTGCCCGGTCCGGTTTCCTTCACTGATTCCCAAGCCCGGGAAACATTTGCTCGTGTCTGGGGCAACAACCTTCCGGACGTTGACCGCGGAGCCAATCTCACGGAAATTCTGGATCGTTGTCAAAAGGGGGAAATTAAGGCCCTTTATCTGGTTGGCGAAAATCCATTAGAAACGCTTCCCGTTTCCTATGATGTCACCAGTGCATTAGCGAAGTTAGAAGTTCTCATTTGCCAGGACCCCTTCTTAACGGAAATCGCCAAAATGGCCCACGTGGTTTTTCCAGCTTCCACCTTTGCGGAAAAAGACGGCACAGTGACCAATCAGGAAGGAAAGGTTCAATTTCTCCGTCCGGCCCTGGATTCTCTCGGCGAAAGCACCTTGGATTGGCACATCATGGTCGGCATGGCAAACGGGTTAGGCTCGCCCATGGAATACGAAACGACCCAGGATATTCAAAATGAAATCCGAAAGGTCCTTCCGGGTTATTATAATCTGGGGAAGGTCTCTCATGTGGCTCCTGCCCCTTCGGAGTATTTCTCAAAGGCTTTTTCCGAGGAAGTGGCGTTGCGGTATCCCGTAGGGATGAAGAGTCCTACTCAACGGCCTTTTGCCTTACGCATGATTCAATTAATTTATCATTCAGGGAAACTTTCCACCCGGGCTTCCGGCCTGATGGAAATTTCACCCAATACGTCCCGTCTTTGCATGAGCACCCAGGACTTCAACAATCTTGGGCTCGGAGTTCATGACCGGGTGCGGGTCACTTCAGATCAGGGCACAGTGGAGATGGGAGTAGAAGAGGATACGTCGTTATTGCCAGGGACCTGTACAGTTCCTGAACATTTCAATGATCCACCCGTAAAAGACCTGATGTCGGTTCAGGTCGATCCTGTCACAGGGGTTCCTTATTTCAAGTTAACCTATGTTTCTATTGAAAAGGCCTGATCAGAAAGGCCAGTCGTCAGACCATGAATAATTCTCCAACGACAAAAAAGTTTTTTGACGCCGTGCTCTTCCGAGAAATCTGGGATGCGATGAAGGTAACGCTTAAGCATTTGCTGCATCGCCCCATTACGTTTCAATACCCACGGGAGAAACGAACGATTCCTGATGCCCATCGTGGCGCACTTTGCCTGTTACGGTATGAAGATGGGACCGAACGCTGTGTGGGCTGTGATTTGTGTGAAGCGGCTTGCCCTTCACGCTGCATTAAGGTTATCAGCGAAGAAGACAAAACTCTCCCGCTCCAACGGTATGCCTCCGAATTTTACATCGACATTACGAAGTGCGTGTTTTGTGGATACTGCGTCGAAGCCTGTCCGGTAAATGCCCTGGCGATGACGAAGGTCTATGAATTTTCGACTCATGATAAGCGGACCCTCCTCTTTGACAAGGCGCGGCTCTACCAGATTGGAGAGCGTCATATAGATGATGCCAAAAAGTATCTCTATGCTCATAACCAAGAGAAGGAAGGGGAGGAAGGCCGCGCCTACCGCTACCATTTTCCTGTTTCAATAAAAAGCACCCAGGAACCGTAGTTTCATCATGATGTGGCTTCTTTTCGGATATTTTGCCACGGTGAGTGTCGTGGCAGGGGTTTTGACTGTGGCATTGCGAAATGCCGTGCACTGTGCCTTGGCCTTGCTGACGCTCCTGCTCCATGTGGCCGGTTTGTTTGTCCTGCTGAATGCGGAATTCCTTTTCGCGGTGCAAATCATCGTGTATGCCGGAGCCATTCTTATTTTGTATCTTTTTGTGTTGATGTTGATGAATTTGAAAACAGAGGAGCAGCATCTCCATAAAAAGTATGCCTTTTTAGTATTTGCCGGAACCGCAATATTTGGAGAACTTCTGATTCTCCTCATTCAGTCCCCTTATGGCGGTGTGATTGGAGCGGCCACGCCTGACCTCATCCTGCAAACGGGACCCAGCCATGCTATTGGGATCACGATGTTTAGCGATTATTTATTGCTCTTTGAAGTGATTGGGATTTTCCTGTTAGGGGCTGTAATTGGTGCCATCGTTCTTGCTAAAACACCAGCCAAGACTGACCCACAAGAAGAGCCAGGCATTTCTTCCATGCCCTAAAGCCCCATAACTCATGATTCCTCTTTCAGCCTATGTGGCCCTTAGCGCTATTTTGTTTATGACCGGACTCGTCGGGGTCTTGATCCGCCGGAATTTTATTGTCGTCCTGATGTCCGTGGAGATTATGTTGAATGCGGCCAATATCAATCTGGTGGCTTTTTCTCATTACCTTCATTCCATGTCCGGGCAAATGGCGGCACTCTTTATCATTGCGGTGGCCGCAGCGGAAGCCGCTGTCGGATTAGCGATAATCATTGTGGTGTTTCGCGGGAAAATGGCCACGAACGTCGATCAAATTAATATTTTAAAGTGGTAACGTGTTCGATCTGCTCGTTCTTCTGATTCCTCTTTTTCCTCTGCTGGCCGTGTTGGTCAACGGGCTGTTGGGCTCTCGCTATTCCCACGATATGGCAGGGCGCCTGGCTTTTGGCTCCGTCGGATTGTCATTTCTATGTGTGCTCGGTGTGTTCGTTTCGATTCTCGGAGATCCTACACCGCGTGAAGTCATCGCCTACTCCTGGATTTTCGGCGGCGATCTCTCCATAAATCTTGCCTTCCTCATCGACCCGCTGAGTGTCATCATGCTGTTAGTGGTGACCGGTGTGGGGTTCCTCATCCATGTCTATTCCGTAGGCTATATGCATGGTGAAGAAGGGTTTACCCGCTTCTTCACCTATATGAACCTTTTTATGGTTTCCATGCTGCTGCTCGTCATGGGAAACAATTATGTCGTGTTGTTCATTGGGTGGGAGGGCGTGGGTCTCTGTTCCTACCTGTTGATCGGGTACTACTATGAAAAAATCTCGGCGGGGAAGGCGGCGACCAAAGCTTTTGTCGTGAACCGGATTGGCGACGCCGGATTTTTGTTGGCGATATTCCTGATCTTTTCCCATTTCGGCACACTCGATTACACGGCCGTGATGGCCCAAGCCTCGACCCTTTCAACTGAAATGGCCACCGCCATCTCGCTCTGTTTGTTAGTTGGCGCGATCGGCAAGTCGGCGCAATTACCCCTGTACACCTGGTTGCCCGATGCGATGGAAGGCCCAACTCCGGTGAGTGCGCTTATCCATGCGGCCACCATGGTCACCGCAGGGGTCTATATGGTGGTGAGAAACCATGTGATATTTGATATGGCGCCGATGGCTTTGGCTACCGTGGGCATTGTTGGAGGCGTCACGGCACTGTTTGCCGCCACAATTGGACTCGTTCAAAACGATATTAAACGAGTGTTGGCCTATTCAACCGTCAGCCAGTTGGGCTATATGTTCCTGGCCTGTGGGGTTGGCGCCTATACTGCCGCCATCTTTCACCTGATGACCCATGCATTTTTCAAAGCTCTTCTATTTTTGTCGGCCGGTTCCGTCATTCATGCATTGGGTGGGGAGCAAGATATCCGGAAGATGGGCGGACTCCATGACAAGATCCCGACGACCTATCGGGTGTTTCTGATCGGAACTCTGGCCATTGCGGGTATACCTCCCTTGGCAGGCTTTTGGAGTAAAGATGAAATTATGGCCCATGCCTTCGTCCATGGCTATTATCACTTGTATCTTCTAGCCGCTGTTGGAGCGTTCTTGACCAGTTTTTATATGTTCAGGCTCACGTATCTTACGTTCTATGGATCATCTCGAGTCGATCCGCATGTGGCCCACCATATTCATGAATCACCTTCGGTGATGACCGTTCCGCTCGTGATTTTGGCGGGGTTGGCCCTTTTCGGAGGATTCCTTGGCGTACCCCCTGAGCATGGCTGGTTTCATGGATTTTTACATGATGTGGCGACTCCATTGGGTGCTGAGGCCCATGAAGTGGGATGGGGAATGTTGTTGGGTCTCATGAGTGTGGCCATAGCTATCGCTTTGGGTGGATGGGGGTTAGCGCATTATATGTATGCCATGCGTCCTCAGATGGCCGACGAATGGGCTGCAAAATCTCCGCGGGCCTACACCACGATTCTGAATAAATATTACGTCGATGAGATCTATGACTTCTTGATTGTGGAATTCTTTAAGAAGGTTGGGATGTTATTGGACTGGTTTGATCGCCAGATTCTGGACCGCTTTGTTATAGGAATTGGCAAAGGAACCGATATCAGCGCAGCAGCCATTACCTGGACTGAAAAGCACGTGATCTACGCAGGATTGAATGTGGTGGGTTATTCCAATCATCTTCTCTCGTGGTCGTGGCGAAAAATACAAAGTGGCATGGTCCATCATTATGCCGCCATTATTGTTATTGGGCTGGCGCTGCTCATTCATCTGGCCCTGGTTTGGTTTATTGGATCTTCCGCCGCCGGCATGTCCATTCGGTAACTGACTATCATGCAAGAAGAATTACAATTTGGGTTCCCCATTCTGACCTTTCTGACGTTCTTTCCGTTTCTCGGGGCGATGGTTATTTGGGCTTTGAAGGATCAAGACCTGATCCGGAAAAGTGTGCTGGGGATTGCGAGCCTGGAAATGGTCGTGGCGTCGCTGATGTTATGGCGATTCGTCCCGGAGACAGCGGCCATGCAGTTCGCTGAACGTCATGAATGGATTCCTTTCCTAGGGATTAGTTATCACCTGGCGGTGGACGGAATCAGTGTTCTGTTCGTGGGCCTGAACGCTTTCCTCATCCTGCTTCTGGTTCTCTACGCTTGGGATACGGTTCATGCTCGTCCAAAAGCGTTTTATATGTGCCTGCTGGGCATGGAAGCGACGATGATGGGGATTTTCGTCTCTATTGATTTGATTCTCTTTTTTGTCTTTTGGGAACTCATGCTCATACCCAGTTATTTCCTGATTAAACTCTGGGGCCCTGGAGAACAACGCCAATATGCCGCGTTGAAGTACGTCCTCTATACTCTCCTGGGGAGTGTGTTCATGCTTGTGGGCTTTTGCCTTCTGAGCTTGAACTATTTTGAAGCGAAGCAGGTGTATAGCTTTGACTTACTCGATTTGCTTGCTGTTCAGATTCCTCTTAGTCAGCAACTGCTGATTTTTTGGTTGGTATTTTTGGGGCTGGCCTTTAAAGCGCCCATATTTCCATTTCATTCCTGGTTGCCCGATGCCTTGGTTCAAGGGCCGATCCCGATGTCTGTCATGCTGGCGGGGATTAAATTGGGTACCTATGGTTTCCTTCGTTTTTCATTCCCTTTGCTCCCCGACGCCTCTCAGCACGCCACGGTGGTCGCCATTCTCATGACCCTGGGTCTGACCGCTATTGTGTATGGAGCGATTGTCGCAATCATCCAGCCTGACTTCCGGCGTTTGCTCGTGTTTAGCAGTATTAGCCATTTGGGTTTTGTGGTCGTGGGCATGTTTGCGCTGAATTTTCAAGGAATACAAGGCAGCCTGATCACCATGATTAATTTGGGATTCAGTACCGCGGGATTATTCTTCCTGGCCGGGTTCATTTATGAACGTCTGGGCCATAATGACGTACGACGATACAGTGGGTTGGCAAAGAAAATGCCGCTTCTTGCCACGTTCATGCTAATCATTGGGATGGCCTCCATTGGTTTGCCGGGAACCAACGGTTTTATAGGGGAATTCCTCATTTTATTGGGCGTATTTCAAGTCTGGTGGCTCTATGGAGCAATCGCGGTCACCGGGATCATTTTTGCTGCAGCATACTTTTTGTGGTTTTATGAGCGGTCCATCTTTGGACCATTAAAAGACAGTGTGCCGGCAGCCATTAAGGATTTAAATAGTCGTGAATGGGCAATCGGGGTGGCATTGTCGGTCATGATTTTTTGGATCGGCATTTATCCTTCCCCGTTCTTGCGGATGGTTAATGGATCCGTGCAGGAGGTCGTAGATCGGTTGCACCCAGGAATGGCGACAGCTCAACAGCATGATGACTTCCTGCTTTCCACTGAGGTCATCAGGAATTAACGATTATGGGTGAATATTCCCTACTCATTATTCTGTTTGCGCCATTTTTTGGCGCGATCGCTTTAATGTTCGTCCCCAGGGAGGAAGCGCTCCTGGTGCGAATGACTGCGGCTATTTCTGCGGGTATTTCCCTCCTGGCCTCCTTCTACATTTTTTATGCTTATGATACGGCGAAAGGCGGATTTCAATTTGTCCAGCGGTATGTCTGGTCTGAAGAATTAGGCATTGCCTTTTACCTCGGGGTGGATGGCATCGGTGGCCCGTTGGTCTTTGCCTCCGCAATCTTGTTATTTGCGGGCATCTTTGTTTCGTGGCACATCAAGGATCGGACCAAAGAGTTCTATATGTTCCTCCTAATCCTTGCGGCCGCGACCATTGGGGTCTTCATGTCGCTGGATCTCTTTTTCCTCTATTTCTTTTATGAAATGTCGGTGTTGCCCATGTACTTATTACTGGGCGTGTGGGGAAGTCATACCAAAGGGTATCTCGCCATGACCGATCCCGAAGAGCGAAAGCTTCGGGATTCTATCGGATTTATTTTCAACT
This region includes:
- the nuoK gene encoding NADH-quinone oxidoreductase subunit NuoK; translation: MIPLSAYVALSAILFMTGLVGVLIRRNFIVVLMSVEIMLNAANINLVAFSHYLHSMSGQMAALFIIAVAAAEAAVGLAIIIVVFRGKMATNVDQINILKW
- a CDS encoding NADH-quinone oxidoreductase subunit C, with translation MHPIAEMIQNRFPGGFVGANEWRGDLAITVKREALHDVCSYIRKDPDLDCDYMVHVSSVDWPDDEERFEVVYEVYSIRKRHRIRIKTRVPEHDCLVDSMTDLWMGADFMEREVFDMMGIRFNRHPDLRRILMPDDYTEGYPLRKDFPVQGKGWRDTFDFLNDPT
- a CDS encoding complex I subunit 4 family protein, which encodes MQEELQFGFPILTFLTFFPFLGAMVIWALKDQDLIRKSVLGIASLEMVVASLMLWRFVPETAAMQFAERHEWIPFLGISYHLAVDGISVLFVGLNAFLILLLVLYAWDTVHARPKAFYMCLLGMEATMMGIFVSIDLILFFVFWELMLIPSYFLIKLWGPGEQRQYAALKYVLYTLLGSVFMLVGFCLLSLNYFEAKQVYSFDLLDLLAVQIPLSQQLLIFWLVFLGLAFKAPIFPFHSWLPDALVQGPIPMSVMLAGIKLGTYGFLRFSFPLLPDASQHATVVAILMTLGLTAIVYGAIVAIIQPDFRRLLVFSSISHLGFVVVGMFALNFQGIQGSLITMINLGFSTAGLFFLAGFIYERLGHNDVRRYSGLAKKMPLLATFMLIIGMASIGLPGTNGFIGEFLILLGVFQVWWLYGAIAVTGIIFAAAYFLWFYERSIFGPLKDSVPAAIKDLNSREWAIGVALSVMIFWIGIYPSPFLRMVNGSVQEVVDRLHPGMATAQQHDDFLLSTEVIRN
- a CDS encoding molybdopterin-dependent oxidoreductase; the protein is MGLKPVTTPDVEAATIELTLDGEVVQAKEGVSLYDVISSTGKIVPAMCYHYTFDPFGSCGMCLVFQEGKKAPVRSCTAKAAAGMVIQTEGEDLFLARKKAVEKHLSVHPLDCPVCDADGHCELQDMAFEHGVTNLANAKQKNIPEDTRSLVLDFNMNRCIACGECINICKDVLRIDALQFMKKGGFTQVVAKGDQALDCEFCGDCLAVCPVGAITNKFSKYAYKPWQLKKTTTTCNYCGDGCQIYVETKDTEVVRVTSPLSWKNKWGDRTDTVNGHDGICVRGRFGFQFIDSDTRLKTPLVRTESGLQPSPWLDALDLAAGRLANVKAQYGAQAIAGLITARCTNEDLYVFQKFMRSVIGTNHLDSSARYGHLNFVRAMKHALGLHRMMNTSEEINKAKAVLIIGANITETNPVASLRVKSAMGLYKAQTIVVDSMQTNIAKLASHPMMVKPGTEGLFVQGLVKSVLDQDLIDEEATSAFPEALHALRQAVGLLSLEDMASRTGVGLEQIHEAARIFAEASRSIIICGEGILRHAGGYQHMLNLIDLAWITGKLGRKGCGINTYTEEANEQGAVDMGVAPEYLPGPVSFTDSQARETFARVWGNNLPDVDRGANLTEILDRCQKGEIKALYLVGENPLETLPVSYDVTSALAKLEVLICQDPFLTEIAKMAHVVFPASTFAEKDGTVTNQEGKVQFLRPALDSLGESTLDWHIMVGMANGLGSPMEYETTQDIQNEIRKVLPGYYNLGKVSHVAPAPSEYFSKAFSEEVALRYPVGMKSPTQRPFALRMIQLIYHSGKLSTRASGLMEISPNTSRLCMSTQDFNNLGLGVHDRVRVTSDQGTVEMGVEEDTSLLPGTCTVPEHFNDPPVKDLMSVQVDPVTGVPYFKLTYVSIEKA
- the nuoI gene encoding NADH-quinone oxidoreductase subunit NuoI, with the translated sequence MNNSPTTKKFFDAVLFREIWDAMKVTLKHLLHRPITFQYPREKRTIPDAHRGALCLLRYEDGTERCVGCDLCEAACPSRCIKVISEEDKTLPLQRYASEFYIDITKCVFCGYCVEACPVNALAMTKVYEFSTHDKRTLLFDKARLYQIGERHIDDAKKYLYAHNQEKEGEEGRAYRYHFPVSIKSTQEP
- the nuoL gene encoding NADH-quinone oxidoreductase subunit L, which codes for MFDLLVLLIPLFPLLAVLVNGLLGSRYSHDMAGRLAFGSVGLSFLCVLGVFVSILGDPTPREVIAYSWIFGGDLSINLAFLIDPLSVIMLLVVTGVGFLIHVYSVGYMHGEEGFTRFFTYMNLFMVSMLLLVMGNNYVVLFIGWEGVGLCSYLLIGYYYEKISAGKAATKAFVVNRIGDAGFLLAIFLIFSHFGTLDYTAVMAQASTLSTEMATAISLCLLVGAIGKSAQLPLYTWLPDAMEGPTPVSALIHAATMVTAGVYMVVRNHVIFDMAPMALATVGIVGGVTALFAATIGLVQNDIKRVLAYSTVSQLGYMFLACGVGAYTAAIFHLMTHAFFKALLFLSAGSVIHALGGEQDIRKMGGLHDKIPTTYRVFLIGTLAIAGIPPLAGFWSKDEIMAHAFVHGYYHLYLLAAVGAFLTSFYMFRLTYLTFYGSSRVDPHVAHHIHESPSVMTVPLVILAGLALFGGFLGVPPEHGWFHGFLHDVATPLGAEAHEVGWGMLLGLMSVAIAIALGGWGLAHYMYAMRPQMADEWAAKSPRAYTTILNKYYVDEIYDFLIVEFFKKVGMLLDWFDRQILDRFVIGIGKGTDISAAAITWTEKHVIYAGLNVVGYSNHLLSWSWRKIQSGMVHHYAAIIVIGLALLIHLALVWFIGSSAAGMSIR
- the nuoD gene encoding NADH dehydrogenase (quinone) subunit D, with the protein product MGPQHPSTHGVLKVILELEGERIVKSTPVLGFLHRGVEKLAEGGTYHQFIPHTDRLDYVCAMYNNFAYCRAVEKLMDITLPDRAEYLRTLVAEVQRIIGHLFWLGTQALDIGAMTVFFYTFRDREILLDWFDELCGARLTTSWYRIGGVERDFTPSLTEKVQKFLDYFPPKIEEYVVFLEKNRIWLARTRGVAVISAEDALSFGLSGPTLRGSGVDYDLRKYEPYSAYPKCEFSVPVGKNGDTYDRYWIRIEEMRESLKIIQQCLQQMEPGPILADVPSVTLPPKDRVFTNLESMIQQFKLFSQGFDAPAGEIYCGTEAHKGELGFYIVSTGGGRPYRLKIRAPSFIHMGAFDYMAKGYMIADAVTIFGTYDIVMGECDR
- a CDS encoding NADH-quinone oxidoreductase subunit J family protein, with protein sequence MMWLLFGYFATVSVVAGVLTVALRNAVHCALALLTLLLHVAGLFVLLNAEFLFAVQIIVYAGAILILYLFVLMLMNLKTEEQHLHKKYAFLVFAGTAIFGELLILLIQSPYGGVIGAATPDLILQTGPSHAIGITMFSDYLLLFEVIGIFLLGAVIGAIVLAKTPAKTDPQEEPGISSMP